The following DNA comes from Gammaproteobacteria bacterium.
GCTCTCTCGCGGGCATTTGGTGAACAGGCTTGTATGGGTTGACAGCCGGGAAAGACCGGCGTTTTTAACGACGGTTGCAAAAACCGTCTCCTTTCCTCCCATGGCTAAAGCCAGGGGTATCTTGGAGACAATGATGAAAAATGTGCGCATAAGCGCGATATTGGCGACGGCTATTGGTTTTGGAGTATTACATAACGCGCAAGCCGAGGATCGAGGCGCTGAAATATTTAATGGACTTTGTAATCGTTGCCATGGCGCGGCGGGGCAGGGTATGCAAGGCTTGGAAGCACCCTTAATTGCGGGAATGCCAGCTTGGTATGTTGAGGCTCAATTACGAAAGTTTCGTGCGGATGGGCGTGGTACGCATCCTAAAGATATGCCTGGGATGAGAATGCGTCCGATGGCGAATACTCTTAAAGACTATGACATACCTGTTATTTCGTCATACGTGGCGAGTTTGCCTATCCAAAAACCAGCCTCAATGCTCGAAGGAGCGGATCCGAAGAAGGGAGAAGCTGGATTTGCGGCATGCGTTGGTTGTCATGGTGTGGATGCGAAAGGAAATCAACAAATGAATGCGCCGCTTTTGGCGGGACAGGATGGTTGGTATCTTCTCTCGCAGCTCAAAAATTTTAAGGCGGGTGTGAGAGGAGCTAATCCGACACGCGATCCATCAGGATCATTAATGCGACCCATGGCAGGGAGTCTTACCGAGGATGCAATGAAAGATATCGCAGCATATCTTCAGTCGTTATCCAGAAAATAGAAAGGATGTAAAATCTTCGAAACTTGGTCAAAAATTCGGCGTCATTAGTCTGTAAAGTAGAAGGAGTTGAGCTTTGTCGAATGTGAAATATGTCTTAGTGAAGCAGGAACCAAGCAACTAGAGTTGATCAACCATAATCAATGTTGCGTAAGTTGTTTAGAAAACAGTCTGCCGTAAGGTTTGTAAGAACTGAAGTTGAGTTGCAACATTGGCGAGGAGAGTGAAGCCGCAAGGCTTCCGTTACCAGGCTCGTAAGGGCTGGCGGCCGGGAAAGACCGGCTTTTTTGACTGACGGTAATTCTTACGAAAACCGTCTTCTTTCCTTCCCCCATCTAAAGTTCTGGGGGTTTCTCGGAGACTTGGGATAATGAAACACCACGAGAACGAAGTTCAGGAGTCTGACCCTGTGGGATTCGCAAAGAAGTTATTTTTTTATACCGTTGCGGGTGTCATTGTTTATGGTTTAGCGGCCCTAATTTTAACGAGGTAACTGCACCATGATGCAATATATTCTTCCAGAAGCGTCTTCTTCTGCAGCTAGTGTTGATTTTGTAATTAATTTAATACTGGTTTTAGGTGGTTTTTGGTTAATCCTCGCCGAAGCCGTCCTTTTTTATTTTATTTTTAAATACCGACAAAAGGAAGGGGTTAAAGCCCAATACATTACTGGAGAGAAACACGAAGAAATGCGTTGGATTCATATCCCGCACAATCTTGTTCTGCTCTGCGATCTGATTATTATCTTTTTTGCGATTAAGGTCTGGTATGAAGTTAAGCAATATCAACCTCCGGCTGACGAAACGGTTCGCGTGATTGGTCAACAGTGGTCATGGCGTTTTGTTCATCCAGGATTAGATAAAGTCTTGGGTACGGCGGACGATGTTGAAACAGTTGATGAATTCCATGTCAAGCTAGGCACTACATACCACTTTTTGCTTGAATCAGTTGACGTTCTGCACAGTTTCTCGATACCAGCATTTCGTCTCAAGCAGGACGCAATACCCGGTCGAGTGATTACTGGATGGTTTAAGCCTACCAGGATCGGTGAGTATGATTTTCAATGTGCCGAGATATGTGGAATTGGACATGGAATTATGAAATCTCGAGTAATTGTCGAGACGCCCGAGGAGCATGAAAAATGGCTTAAGGCTAACCCGGCTCAACCGCAAGTTGCTTCCATTTCTAACTGAGGGGAATCATGAACGATCACACCCACACGAATGCTGGACACGGCCACGATACTTCGCACCATGAGCAGAGTTTCTGGCAGAAGTATGTATTTTCGACTGATCATAAAGTGATCGCGATGCAATATCTATTCACCGGAATGTTCATGGCATTAATTGGTGGATTTTTTAGTTATGTATTTCGGATGCAGTTGGCTTTTCCTGAGCAATCCGTTCCATTGTTTGGTCTGGTAACTCCGGCTATTTATAGCTCTCTTTCGACCAATCACGGTACCATCATGATTTTTTGGGTGGCAATGCCGGTATTGATCGCAGCGTTTGGCAATTATTTAATCCCGCTGATGATCGGATGCGACGACATGGTTTTTCCAAAATTAAACCGGTTGTCTTATCAGATTTTTTTGATAAGCGCGATTATAATAATTATTTCTTTGCTTCTTCCTGGTGGCGGATTTGGTGGTGCTTGGACAGCATATCCACCTCTATCGGTCGAGCCGAAGTATAATTTAACCCCGTATGCTGCGATTCTTTGGTTACTTGCTGTTGCTCTTGAATTCGTCGCGTTCCTTATCGGAGGTATCAATTTTATTACCACATTGATGAATGCCCGCGCCCCGGGAATGAAAATGTTTGATATTCCGCTTGTAGTATGGATGATTGTTCTTGCGAGCCTTTTGTTCATGGCTTCAGTTGGTCCATTAATTGCCGGAGCGGTAATGCTACTTTTTGATCAAACATTGGGGACGGGTTTTTATAATCCTGCACAAGGTGGTGATCCAATTTTATGGCAACACTTATTTTGGTTCTTTGGACATCCTGAAGTTTATGTGGTGTTGCTCCCTGCAATGGGTATCGTTGCTGATGTAATGACTGTCTTCTCGCGTAAAAAGATGTTCGGTTATAAGACAGTGCTTTATACTACGATTGCTACCTGCATTGTTAGTTTCTTTGTTTGGGCGCATCATCAATTCGTTGCTGGCATTGATCCGAGAATGGCAAATGTCTTTACGATTACAACCCTGATTATTTCCATTCCAATCGCTGAGATGTGCTTTGTATATATTGCGACGCTCTACGGTGGTTCTATCAGATTTACTACGCCGATGCTATTTGCGTTGTCATTTCTTGCGGCTTTTTTGATTGGTGGTGTAACGGGAATTTTTCTTGGATCGACGGGAGCGGATATTTATTTTCATGATACCTATTTCGTTGTTGCGCACTTCCATTATACCTTCTTCCCAATCTCTATTATTGCGGTTTTCACAGGTTTGTATTATTGGTACCCAAAGATGTTTGGTCGTCATATGAATGAAATCCTTGGAAAGATTCATTTTTGGGGAACAATTATTCCTTTTAATTTAATTTTTATACCGCTATTTTATGCAGGAGCCGCAGGTACTCATCGACGTATTTATTCCTACGAACATTTTTCAGAACTGAATCTTGATAGCCTTCCTCAACAAATGCAAATTATTGCCACGTATGCATTAGTGGTAATGTTGCTGTTTCAGTTTGTGTTTATCTGGAATTTTTTCTGGAGTATGTTCATGGGTAAAAAGGCGGAAAATAATCCTTGGAAGGCTAATACTCTTGAATGGGTAGCTCCTTCACCGCCACCGCATGGTAATTTTGCTGAATTACCGACGGTTTACCGTGGGCCATATGAGTATAGCGTACCTGGTCGGGAATCTGATTTCTGGCCACAGAATGAAAAGCCATAACCATTGAAGCGAGCCAAGGAAGGCGAGTGGCCTCTTTGCGTAAGGGTACTATTGTTACGGAGTGTTTCCTAAACTTCGAGTACTAAAAACGGTAAGTCAGACAAGCTCTGAGTACTGAGGTAGTACGAAATGGTCTGTCGCAAGGTTCAAAATATCGAATCGAAGCTGCGTTGTAACATAGACGATGGGGAGCAAAATTGAAAAGCTTTCGTCACTAGGCCTGTTAAGGGTCTGACAGCCGGGAAAGACCGGCAATTTTTTATTTCAATGTCAACGGCACTTTTTCCCCCACAGCTAAAGTTGGGGAATTTTCGTGTTTAATTTTAATGAAATTAATTCGGAGACTTCCCCTTAAGGAAGTTTCAGATAATGTCTAAATTTTGAGAGAAAATATGGGTACGTCAATTGCCTTTGATAGACATAAACAAAGAAAACCACTGGTTTCTAACGTCGTTCTTGGAACATTACTCTTTGTTATCGTTGAGGTAATGTTTTTTGCCGCTTTGATTAGCGCTTATTTGGTAATTCGTTCGGGTGCTGGATTACGTTGGATTCCGCCAGGTGATATACGACTTCCTGTGGAATCCACCGCAATCAATACTTTTGCGTTGCTTGTGAGTGGTGTATTGATGATTTTATCTACTAAATGGTTTTTCAAAGGAATTGCTAAAATTCGCTGGATTTTTCTTTGGTCAATGATTTTAGGTACAGGGTTTGTTGTCTTTCAAGGTCAAGAATGGATTAAACTTATTATTCAGGGAATGACCATGGTTTCTGGTGTATTTGGTGCATGTTTTTTTCTTTTGATTGGAATGCATGGGTTACACGCAGTAACAGCGATTATCGCAATGATTTATTTGTGGACAAAAATGAAAGAAGGCGAACTCAAGATTGAGCATATGCAAGCAATGACAGTTTATTGGATGTTTATTGTATGCATTTGGCCATTGCTTTATGGATTAGTTTATTTTTAATTGAGAAATTTGGTAATGTTCAGCATCTTGATGAGAATTTCATGGTTACTTCTATTAATATTTTTAGTAGCCGAAAGAGAAGTATTCGCGTGCGCGGTTTGCGGAACCGGAATAGAGGCTTCACGTAAAGCATTTATTTATTCAACCGCAATTCTTTCGATTGCACCATTAGCAATGATTGGTGGTTTAATTTATTATCTGTTTCGAAAAAATAGAAAACATAATGAAAATCAGGGTTTAGATCTTCATCAAGATTCAGATCTTCATGCTGTTACTCTCTCACTAAATGGAGAGGATAAGATAGAATCAAAAAAAGATTGAGCGTTTGTTCAAATTAAAAATTATACTAAACTGTTTCTTTATCAATGATGCAATTATTAAAAGTAACATTTTCTCCATATCGATCTTTTTGAATCGTAATGCTATCCATGCTGAGGATCTATGACATTTCTTGGTTTAAATGTTTGGCAACTCCCAGGATTAAACGCAGTATTTAATACCATAAGCACGATTTTTCTTATACTTGCTTTTCTCTTTATTCGAAAAAAGCGTGTTTCGTGGCATAGAAACAGTATTCTGATGGCACTTGGGAGCTCCCTATTTTTTTTGATTTCATATTTAGTCTATCATTTTAACGTTGGTCATGTACCCTATGGTGGCAGCGGATGGCTTCGATGGTTTTATTTTACTATTCTACTTAGTCATACATTACTTGCAGTGGTCATTCTACCGATGATAGCAACGGCAATATTTATGGCGCTACGACATAATCCACGCCATCCAATCATCGGTCGGATCACGCTGGTCGCATGGCTTTATGTCTCCATGACGGGTGTCCTGATTTTTTTGATGTTGAGTCCTTACGTCAACAACCTTTTAGAACAATCACGAACCGAAACTTCCGTACTAAAAGTTTTGGCCGTACCCAAAACAGAGGTGAAACAAAATGTCCGCCAGTGAGATCGATTTAAGAAAAATCCATGACTTCGACTGGCGACGTTATTTTGATCTAACCAAGCCTAAGGTCGTGATGCTTATTACTTTTACCGCGTTAGTTGGAATGTTACTTTCTTCACCCGGAATGGTTCCTTTTCATACTTTATTTTTTGGACTATTGGGTATTGGTCTTGCCGCAGCTGCTGGCGCTGCATTAAATCAGGTAATTGATCAGCGTATTGACGCGCTAATGGATCGCACCCGCTATCGTCCCCTACCAACGGGGGATATTGACACCCCCCATGCGTCAACTTTTTCCATGATTTTGGTCGCGGTGTCTATGTTAGTATTAGGTACTCTAGTAAATTTTCTCACTATGGTACTTTCATTTTCTGCATTCGTTGGCTATGCGATAATTTACACCGTTTATCTTAAACGGAGTACCCCCATGAATATCGTTTGGGGTGGATTTGCTGGTGCCATGCCTCCACTTTTAGGTTGGGCTGCAGCAACCGGAGAGTTAGCTATTGAGCCATTATTGTTGGTAGCGTTAATTTTTGTTTGGACTCCGCCTCACTTCTGGGCACTTGCTATTAAGCGACGGGCTGAATATGAACGTGCGGGTATTCCGATGTTACCAGTAACCCATGGGGTTGCGCATACTAAACTTCAAATCCTGATTTATACTATCTTGTTGTTTGGTGTGTCTCTCGCACCTTTTTTTACGCACATGAGTGGTATACTTTATCTGGTAGGTACTGCTTCTCTCGGCGTTGGATTTATTTACCATGCTGCACAGTTAT
Coding sequences within:
- a CDS encoding COX3 domain-containing protein produces the protein MGTSIAFDRHKQRKPLVSNVVLGTLLFVIVEVMFFAALISAYLVIRSGAGLRWIPPGDIRLPVESTAINTFALLVSGVLMILSTKWFFKGIAKIRWIFLWSMILGTGFVVFQGQEWIKLIIQGMTMVSGVFGACFFLLIGMHGLHAVTAIIAMIYLWTKMKEGELKIEHMQAMTVYWMFIVCIWPLLYGLVYF
- a CDS encoding putative membrane protein (Evidence 3 : Putative function from multiple computational evidences), whose amino-acid sequence is MTFLGLNVWQLPGLNAVFNTISTIFLILAFLFIRKKRVSWHRNSILMALGSSLFFLISYLVYHFNVGHVPYGGSGWLRWFYFTILLSHTLLAVVILPMIATAIFMALRHNPRHPIIGRITLVAWLYVSMTGVLIFLMLSPYVNNLLEQSRTETSVLKVLAVPKTEVKQNVRQ
- a CDS encoding hypothetical protein (Evidence 5 : Unknown function), translating into MKNVRISAILATAIGFGVLHNAQAEDRGAEIFNGLCNRCHGAAGQGMQGLEAPLIAGMPAWYVEAQLRKFRADGRGTHPKDMPGMRMRPMANTLKDYDIPVISSYVASLPIQKPASMLEGADPKKGEAGFAACVGCHGVDAKGNQQMNAPLLAGQDGWYLLSQLKNFKAGVRGANPTRDPSGSLMRPMAGSLTEDAMKDIAAYLQSLSRK
- a CDS encoding hypothetical protein (Evidence 5 : Unknown function); translated protein: MFSILMRISWLLLLIFLVAEREVFACAVCGTGIEASRKAFIYSTAILSIAPLAMIGGLIYYLFRKNRKHNENQGLDLHQDSDLHAVTLSLNGEDKIESKKD
- the coxN gene encoding Alternative cytochrome c oxidase subunit 1, with protein sequence MNDHTHTNAGHGHDTSHHEQSFWQKYVFSTDHKVIAMQYLFTGMFMALIGGFFSYVFRMQLAFPEQSVPLFGLVTPAIYSSLSTNHGTIMIFWVAMPVLIAAFGNYLIPLMIGCDDMVFPKLNRLSYQIFLISAIIIIISLLLPGGGFGGAWTAYPPLSVEPKYNLTPYAAILWLLAVALEFVAFLIGGINFITTLMNARAPGMKMFDIPLVVWMIVLASLLFMASVGPLIAGAVMLLFDQTLGTGFYNPAQGGDPILWQHLFWFFGHPEVYVVLLPAMGIVADVMTVFSRKKMFGYKTVLYTTIATCIVSFFVWAHHQFVAGIDPRMANVFTITTLIISIPIAEMCFVYIATLYGGSIRFTTPMLFALSFLAAFLIGGVTGIFLGSTGADIYFHDTYFVVAHFHYTFFPISIIAVFTGLYYWYPKMFGRHMNEILGKIHFWGTIIPFNLIFIPLFYAGAAGTHRRIYSYEHFSELNLDSLPQQMQIIATYALVVMLLFQFVFIWNFFWSMFMGKKAENNPWKANTLEWVAPSPPPHGNFAELPTVYRGPYEYSVPGRESDFWPQNEKP
- the cyoE gene encoding Protoheme IX farnesyltransferase — protein: MSASEIDLRKIHDFDWRRYFDLTKPKVVMLITFTALVGMLLSSPGMVPFHTLFFGLLGIGLAAAAGAALNQVIDQRIDALMDRTRYRPLPTGDIDTPHASTFSMILVAVSMLVLGTLVNFLTMVLSFSAFVGYAIIYTVYLKRSTPMNIVWGGFAGAMPPLLGWAAATGELAIEPLLLVALIFVWTPPHFWALAIKRRAEYERAGIPMLPVTHGVAHTKLQILIYTILLFGVSLAPFFTHMSGILYLVGTASLGVGFIYHAAQLFIHEGDRQAMPTFAYSIFYLTSVFALLLVDHYLRTMIDLWL
- a CDS encoding hypothetical protein (Evidence 5 : Unknown function), translated to MDVYCMHLAIALWISLFLIEKFGNVQHLDENFMVTSINIFSSRKRSIRVRGLRNRNRGFT
- the coxB gene encoding Cytochrome-c oxidase, encoding MMQYILPEASSSAASVDFVINLILVLGGFWLILAEAVLFYFIFKYRQKEGVKAQYITGEKHEEMRWIHIPHNLVLLCDLIIIFFAIKVWYEVKQYQPPADETVRVIGQQWSWRFVHPGLDKVLGTADDVETVDEFHVKLGTTYHFLLESVDVLHSFSIPAFRLKQDAIPGRVITGWFKPTRIGEYDFQCAEICGIGHGIMKSRVIVETPEEHEKWLKANPAQPQVASISN